The following proteins are encoded in a genomic region of Thiomicrospira sp. R3:
- a CDS encoding NAD(P)/FAD-dependent oxidoreductase, producing the protein MKVVDVVIIGAGAAGLMCAAQAGYRGRSVLVLDHAPKAAAKIRMSGGGKCNFTNLNVKPENYICANPHFVKSALARYSSMQFIELVERHGIDYEQRAHGQLFTLTGAGQIIQLLRTEADWAGVDIQLNAQVLGVDYDGDGYRLTSSLGDYYCQSLVVASGGLAYPKLKATGLGMALAQQFGLKIIKSQPGLVPLVFKSPWKEWFAQLAGLSLEVSIRCQNQLFQEAMLVTHQGLSGPVVLQISNYWQPGLPIEINLFPHLEVFDQLKKLKAQNQPLAKWLAQTLTKNFSQAWLAKYPLNKALSDCTDRELQDYAKTLTHWTLYPENTAGYDKAEVSLGGVDTDEVSSKTFEAFKQQGLYFIGEVLDVTGHLGGYNFQWAWASGHACAQVV; encoded by the coding sequence ATGAAGGTGGTGGATGTCGTTATTATTGGTGCGGGTGCGGCCGGTTTGATGTGTGCTGCGCAAGCAGGTTATCGAGGCCGTTCGGTACTTGTGTTGGATCACGCACCCAAAGCGGCGGCTAAAATTCGCATGTCTGGGGGAGGGAAATGTAACTTCACTAACCTTAATGTTAAGCCTGAAAATTATATTTGCGCTAATCCTCATTTTGTTAAATCAGCCTTGGCACGCTATTCATCTATGCAATTTATTGAGCTGGTTGAGCGTCATGGTATCGATTATGAACAGCGCGCGCACGGTCAATTATTTACTCTAACGGGTGCGGGTCAAATTATCCAGCTTCTGCGAACCGAAGCGGATTGGGCCGGGGTCGATATTCAATTAAATGCCCAGGTCTTAGGCGTGGACTATGACGGTGATGGGTATCGTCTAACCAGTTCACTAGGCGATTATTATTGCCAATCCTTGGTGGTGGCAAGCGGTGGATTGGCCTATCCAAAGCTGAAGGCCACAGGTTTAGGTATGGCGTTAGCACAGCAATTTGGCTTAAAGATCATTAAATCACAACCAGGCCTGGTGCCTTTGGTCTTTAAGTCACCGTGGAAGGAATGGTTTGCGCAGTTGGCGGGTTTAAGCCTTGAGGTGAGTATTCGTTGTCAAAACCAGCTGTTCCAAGAGGCCATGCTAGTTACGCATCAGGGTTTAAGTGGTCCTGTCGTGCTGCAAATATCAAATTATTGGCAACCGGGTCTGCCCATTGAAATTAACCTTTTCCCGCATTTAGAGGTGTTTGATCAACTTAAAAAACTCAAAGCCCAAAATCAACCCCTAGCCAAGTGGCTAGCACAAACGCTAACTAAAAATTTTAGCCAGGCCTGGTTAGCTAAGTACCCCTTAAATAAAGCCCTGTCCGACTGTACAGATCGAGAGCTTCAGGATTATGCAAAGACCTTGACCCATTGGACGCTTTATCCAGAAAATACCGCAGGCTATGACAAGGCTGAGGTGTCGTTGGGCGGGGTGGATACCGATGAGGTGTCGTCTAAAACCTTTGAAGCGTTTAAACAGCAGGGATTATATTTCATCGGTGAGGTATTGGACGTCACTGGGCATTTGGGTGGTTACAATTTCCAGTGGGCCTGGGCGAGCGGCCATGCTTGCGCTCAGGTGGTATAA
- a CDS encoding competence/damage-inducible protein A: MENKPRPSFGLLVIGDEILSSKRQDRHLANLNALLKPRGLALSWFKVLGDDNRLLVDHLKQSFATQDVVFCCGGIGATPDDRTRQSAAQALGLPIERHPDALAEIEAKFGEEAYPNRVRMADFPQGASIIPNFFNRIAGFSIQRHYFMPGFPQMTQSMMEWVLNTYYADLSQSPRVELAIKLVDGKESEWIDFMETFESQFPQLRLFSLPHIAANGQRFIELGVEGEPERAQAGLDVIMQEIKHRNQAWLPLEKSQE; encoded by the coding sequence ATGGAAAATAAACCTAGACCAAGTTTTGGCTTGCTCGTCATCGGTGATGAAATTTTATCTAGCAAACGCCAAGACCGACATCTTGCTAACCTGAATGCGTTGCTTAAACCGCGTGGTTTAGCTTTGAGTTGGTTTAAAGTGTTGGGGGATGATAACCGCCTTTTAGTTGATCATCTCAAGCAGAGCTTCGCCACGCAAGACGTGGTGTTTTGTTGCGGCGGAATTGGTGCTACGCCAGATGATCGAACCCGACAAAGTGCCGCCCAAGCCTTGGGCTTACCGATTGAACGTCATCCCGACGCGCTAGCAGAAATTGAAGCGAAGTTTGGTGAAGAGGCTTATCCAAACCGCGTGAGAATGGCAGACTTTCCGCAAGGCGCGTCGATTATCCCTAATTTCTTTAACCGCATAGCGGGTTTTTCGATCCAGCGCCATTACTTTATGCCTGGTTTTCCGCAAATGACTCAGTCTATGATGGAGTGGGTGCTTAACACCTATTATGCCGACCTAAGTCAATCACCACGCGTTGAGCTGGCTATTAAATTGGTTGATGGTAAGGAATCCGAGTGGATTGACTTTATGGAGACGTTTGAAAGCCAATTCCCGCAACTCCGCTTGTTCAGTTTGCCCCATATTGCTGCTAATGGGCAGCGTTTTATCGAACTTGGGGTCGAAGGCGAGCCAGAGCGCGCACAAGCAGGCCTGGATGTCATTATGCAAGAAATTAAACACCGTAACCAGGCCTGGTTGCCCTTAGAGAAAAGCCAAGAATGA
- a CDS encoding glutathione peroxidase: protein MALADKTGQRVPNVTFPTRQNGEWVNVSTDDLFKGKTVVLFALPGAFTPTCSSTHLPRYNELAPVFFENGVDSIVCLSVNDTFVMNEWAKDQEANNIILLPDGNGEFSEGMGMLVDKNNLGFGKRSWRYSMLVKDGVVEKMFIEPEVEGDPFEVSDADTLLNYINAGAKKPPVATIFTKVGCPFCAKAKAALEDAGIKYEEIKISNSGLTSRTLRAVANRDTVPQVFIEGKHIGGSDELEAYLKN from the coding sequence ATGGCATTAGCTGATAAAACAGGTCAACGCGTTCCTAACGTCACCTTTCCAACTCGCCAAAACGGTGAATGGGTAAACGTCTCTACAGACGATCTTTTCAAAGGTAAAACCGTTGTGCTTTTTGCATTACCGGGTGCATTCACCCCAACTTGTTCTTCAACGCATTTACCTCGTTATAACGAATTAGCGCCGGTTTTCTTTGAAAACGGTGTGGATAGCATTGTGTGTTTGTCTGTAAACGATACCTTCGTGATGAATGAATGGGCAAAAGACCAAGAAGCTAACAACATAATCCTACTTCCAGACGGCAATGGTGAGTTTTCTGAAGGTATGGGTATGTTAGTTGATAAAAACAACCTAGGTTTTGGTAAGCGTTCATGGCGTTATTCGATGTTAGTTAAAGATGGCGTTGTTGAAAAAATGTTCATCGAACCTGAAGTGGAAGGTGACCCATTTGAAGTTTCAGATGCAGATACCCTGTTGAACTACATCAACGCAGGCGCTAAAAAGCCACCGGTTGCGACTATCTTCACTAAAGTAGGTTGCCCATTCTGCGCTAAAGCAAAAGCAGCGCTAGAAGATGCGGGCATTAAGTATGAAGAAATTAAGATTAGCAACAGCGGTCTAACTTCACGTACTTTACGTGCGGTAGCGAATCGTGATACCGTGCCACAAGTGTTTATCGAAGGTAAACATATCGGTGGTTCTGACGAGCTAGAAGCTTACCTAAAAAACTAA